The following proteins are encoded in a genomic region of Pikeienuella piscinae:
- a CDS encoding DUF1476 domain-containing protein, with protein sequence MTTFDDRKKAFEKKFAHDAEMAFKAAARRNKLLGHWLAPKLAIEDADAYARSVVVADLEESGDEDVIRKVMADVRAAKVDLDEAEIRAKLAEFGVEAMAQIMAETD encoded by the coding sequence ATGACGACTTTCGACGACCGCAAGAAGGCCTTCGAGAAGAAATTCGCGCATGACGCTGAAATGGCGTTCAAGGCGGCCGCGCGACGCAACAAGCTTCTCGGCCACTGGCTGGCGCCGAAGCTGGCGATCGAGGACGCCGACGCCTATGCGCGCTCGGTGGTCGTCGCCGATCTCGAGGAATCGGGCGACGAGGACGTGATACGCAAGGTGATGGCGGATGTCAGAGCGGCGAAAGTCGATCTGGACGAGGCTGAAATCCGCGCGAAGCTCGCCGAGTTCGGAGTCGAGGCGATGGCGCAGATCATGGCCGAGACCGACTGA
- the purS gene encoding phosphoribosylformylglycinamidine synthase subunit PurS translates to MKVRIHVTLKDGVLDPQGEAVRHALGQLGFSGVNGVRQGKFLELDLDETDPARAEAAARHMCEKLLANTVIENYEVEIG, encoded by the coding sequence ATGAAAGTGCGGATTCATGTCACGCTGAAGGACGGCGTTCTCGACCCACAGGGCGAAGCGGTGCGCCACGCCCTCGGGCAGCTCGGGTTTTCCGGCGTCAACGGGGTGCGGCAGGGCAAGTTCCTTGAGCTCGACCTCGACGAGACCGACCCGGCGCGCGCCGAGGCGGCGGCGCGGCACATGTGCGAGAAGCTTCTCGCAAACACCGTGATCGAAAACTACGAAGTCGAGATCGGCTGA
- the purQ gene encoding phosphoribosylformylglycinamidine synthase subunit PurQ — protein MKTAVIVFPGSNCDRDMAVALRRATDRAPVMVWHKDAALPEGLDMVAIPGGFSFGDYLRCGAIAARSPVMRAVTEFAVKGGIVLGVCNGFQVLIEAGLLPGALMRNAGLRFVCRDVHLKVETASSPFTSCYQPGEIIRMPVAHHDGNFIASPELLVRLDAEDRVAFRYAGVEGRAAAAANPNGSAADIAGVLSENRRVLGMMPHPERHAEPAHGGVDGARLFESLAGAMAR, from the coding sequence ATGAAAACCGCCGTCATCGTCTTTCCCGGCTCCAACTGCGACCGCGACATGGCCGTCGCGCTCCGGCGCGCGACAGACCGCGCCCCGGTCATGGTCTGGCACAAGGACGCGGCCCTGCCTGAAGGGCTCGACATGGTGGCGATCCCGGGCGGGTTCTCCTTCGGCGACTATCTTCGTTGCGGCGCGATCGCCGCCCGCTCGCCGGTCATGCGGGCGGTGACGGAATTCGCCGTGAAGGGCGGGATCGTGCTAGGCGTCTGCAACGGCTTTCAGGTGCTGATCGAAGCCGGCCTCCTCCCCGGCGCGCTGATGCGCAACGCCGGGCTCCGCTTCGTCTGTCGCGACGTTCACCTGAAGGTCGAGACCGCGAGCAGCCCGTTCACGTCGTGCTACCAGCCCGGCGAGATAATCCGCATGCCTGTCGCCCATCACGACGGAAATTTCATCGCCAGCCCCGAACTTCTCGTCCGGCTCGACGCCGAGGATCGCGTCGCCTTCCGCTACGCCGGTGTGGAGGGGCGGGCCGCAGCCGCGGCCAACCCGAACGGATCGGCCGCGGACATCGCCGGGGTCCTCTCGGAGAACCGCCGCGTTCTCGGCATGATGCCCCATCCCGAGCGCCACGCCGAGCCCGCTCATGGCGGTGTGGACGGCGCCCGGCTCTTCGAAAGCCTTGCCGGCGCGATGGCGCGCTGA
- a CDS encoding NAD(P)/FAD-dependent oxidoreductase, whose protein sequence is MARSRKVKKIAVLGGGPSALVAAFRLTDKPDWASKYEITVYQQGWRVGGKCATGRDLDRSKRLYEHGIHGFLGCYYNALTVMKDVFAELRRPANHPVPDFESAFHAMSGVIRYEMDGDKLKKWPIYAPPDWHDVKPKRGAKEPTLTQMVEKAPELAKIDVWVKGLIRLAKASMLQAYAKTFRNLETYAYILKTQDIPQSGGAHPAHSDPANGVFDMRINEGEEAFNAAILGFLSRTAAAEKRGDLKGVAATFREARDHLSVIVEAGGGGDESARDRLRRLALLLDFFSAIIRGVVADRIMARGFAGIDRYDHVDWLRKHGAAEETINSPLTSSTPNITYQYPEGDSLRPPVMAAGAWLHWSMMTFTYMGRFIELFEAGSGETLIAPLYDALVKRGVKFAFFHRVKEMRVADGEMAVDEIDIDVQATVKKGALDYQPYITVKNPGLKRPLECWPDRPLYDQLEEGAALAACGADLESFWCDWAPVGRKTLRRGRDFDDVILGISIGALPFITADLAQRHRPWKKMLAERRTVVTQAMQIWMNETPWALGWAGYTNSYDDYMLSANFMTQPNGQGDFTKYIEYEEWPEDHRPKALMLLCGTLPFYHEIDGTEGAEFPLRIKAQVKAQSIQFLQTTGGFMLPGATVAGRQGYGDPFAFDFDLLHPVKPETATTRKRGAQRFDDQYWRVNLSPSEHYVSTPPGSTKYRLPAHDTGFANLSIAGDWTENGLNVGSMEGSVRSGILAAEAVMGVPRSRSSVIGLDPRVKT, encoded by the coding sequence ATGGCCAGATCGCGTAAGGTGAAGAAAATAGCCGTTCTTGGCGGCGGACCGTCCGCGCTCGTCGCCGCGTTCCGGTTGACCGACAAGCCGGACTGGGCCTCGAAATACGAGATCACGGTCTATCAGCAGGGCTGGCGGGTCGGTGGAAAATGCGCGACGGGGCGCGACCTCGACCGTTCGAAACGGCTCTATGAACACGGCATCCACGGGTTCCTCGGCTGCTATTACAACGCGCTGACGGTGATGAAGGATGTTTTCGCCGAGTTGCGGCGGCCAGCCAATCACCCCGTGCCGGATTTCGAAAGCGCCTTTCACGCCATGTCGGGGGTCATCCGCTACGAGATGGATGGCGACAAGCTGAAGAAATGGCCGATATACGCGCCGCCGGACTGGCATGACGTCAAGCCGAAGAGGGGGGCCAAGGAGCCGACCCTGACGCAGATGGTGGAGAAGGCGCCGGAACTGGCGAAGATCGACGTCTGGGTGAAGGGCCTGATCCGGCTGGCGAAGGCGTCTATGCTGCAGGCCTACGCCAAGACCTTTCGCAACCTGGAGACCTACGCCTATATCCTGAAGACGCAGGATATTCCGCAGTCGGGCGGCGCCCATCCGGCGCATTCAGATCCGGCGAACGGCGTCTTCGACATGCGGATCAACGAGGGTGAGGAAGCGTTCAACGCCGCGATCCTCGGGTTCCTCTCGCGCACCGCGGCGGCGGAGAAACGGGGTGACCTGAAAGGCGTGGCCGCGACCTTCCGCGAGGCGCGCGATCATCTTTCGGTCATCGTCGAGGCGGGCGGCGGGGGCGACGAATCCGCCCGCGACCGGCTCCGCCGGCTCGCGCTGCTGCTCGATTTCTTCTCGGCGATCATCCGCGGCGTCGTCGCCGACCGGATCATGGCCCGCGGCTTCGCCGGCATCGACAGATACGACCATGTCGACTGGCTCAGGAAGCACGGCGCGGCGGAGGAGACGATCAATTCGCCGCTGACCTCCTCCACCCCCAACATCACCTATCAGTATCCCGAGGGCGACAGCCTGCGCCCGCCGGTGATGGCGGCGGGGGCGTGGCTGCACTGGTCGATGATGACCTTCACCTATATGGGCCGGTTCATCGAACTCTTCGAGGCCGGATCGGGCGAGACGCTGATCGCGCCGCTCTACGACGCTCTGGTCAAGCGCGGGGTGAAATTCGCGTTCTTCCACCGGGTGAAGGAGATGCGCGTCGCGGATGGGGAAATGGCCGTCGACGAGATCGACATCGATGTTCAGGCGACGGTGAAGAAGGGCGCGCTGGATTACCAGCCCTATATCACCGTGAAGAACCCCGGGCTGAAACGGCCGCTCGAATGCTGGCCGGACAGGCCGCTCTACGACCAGTTGGAGGAGGGGGCGGCGCTTGCGGCTTGCGGCGCCGATCTGGAGAGCTTCTGGTGCGACTGGGCGCCGGTCGGGCGCAAGACGCTGAGGCGGGGGCGGGATTTCGATGATGTGATTCTCGGCATTTCGATCGGCGCGCTACCGTTCATCACCGCAGATCTCGCGCAACGGCACCGGCCCTGGAAGAAGATGCTTGCGGAGCGGCGCACCGTGGTGACGCAGGCGATGCAGATCTGGATGAACGAGACGCCCTGGGCGCTGGGTTGGGCCGGTTACACCAACAGCTATGACGACTACATGCTGTCGGCGAATTTCATGACGCAGCCGAACGGGCAGGGAGACTTCACCAAGTATATCGAGTACGAGGAATGGCCGGAGGATCACCGGCCGAAGGCGCTGATGCTGCTGTGCGGCACGCTCCCATTCTATCACGAGATCGACGGAACCGAGGGGGCGGAGTTCCCGCTCAGGATCAAGGCGCAGGTCAAGGCGCAATCGATCCAGTTCCTGCAGACGACGGGCGGCTTCATGCTGCCGGGCGCGACGGTGGCGGGGCGGCAGGGCTATGGCGACCCGTTCGCCTTCGATTTCGACCTGTTGCATCCGGTGAAGCCGGAAACCGCGACGACCCGCAAGCGCGGGGCCCAGCGGTTTGACGACCAGTATTGGCGGGTCAATCTCAGCCCGTCGGAGCATTACGTCTCCACCCCGCCGGGTTCCACGAAATATCGCCTGCCGGCGCATGACACCGGGTTCGCGAATCTGTCCATCGCCGGCGACTGGACCGAGAACGGGCTGAATGTCGGGTCGATGGAAGGTTCGGTCCGCTCGGGGATTCTGGCGGCGGAGGCGGTGATGGGCGTGCCGCGCTCCAGGAGCAGCGTGATCGGGCTCGATCCCAGGGTGAAGACCTGA
- a CDS encoding zinc-dependent alcohol dehydrogenase family protein, translating to MRAALLTAYRQPLEVREVAEPDCPADGVILSVLACGVCRSDWHGWSGSDPDIVLPQIPGHEFCGVIEEVGPEVRRWRKGDRVIAPFILACGACPDCAAGNQTICATQIVPGFTAPGAFAERIGVAHADHNLAALPEGMEPAVAAGLGCRVTTAWHGLTGRAALKAGEWLAVHGAGGVGLSAAMLGRALGARVVAVDIQDDKLETARRFGAEAVVNAVDTDAAEAIREITGGGAHVSLEALGVAATTEASLRCLRKLGRHVQIGMPAGAHAAMTLPWDVVYAGQLALFGTRGMPGWRYPSLFSLIESGAVDPAPLVTRRIGLNRAGAELAAMDGPTPPGVAVITDFAA from the coding sequence ATGCGGGCGGCGCTGCTGACGGCCTATCGCCAGCCGCTGGAGGTGCGCGAGGTCGCGGAGCCGGACTGCCCCGCCGACGGGGTGATTCTCTCCGTCCTCGCCTGCGGGGTCTGTCGCTCCGATTGGCACGGCTGGTCGGGGTCGGACCCGGACATCGTTCTCCCGCAGATTCCCGGCCATGAATTTTGTGGCGTGATCGAAGAGGTCGGCCCCGAGGTTCGGCGCTGGCGCAAGGGCGACCGGGTGATCGCGCCCTTCATCCTCGCCTGCGGCGCCTGCCCCGATTGCGCAGCCGGGAACCAGACCATCTGCGCGACGCAGATCGTTCCCGGCTTCACCGCGCCGGGCGCTTTCGCCGAACGGATCGGCGTCGCCCATGCCGACCACAATCTCGCCGCCCTTCCCGAGGGGATGGAGCCCGCGGTCGCCGCCGGGCTCGGCTGCCGCGTCACAACCGCATGGCACGGGCTGACCGGACGCGCGGCGCTGAAGGCGGGCGAATGGCTGGCGGTGCACGGCGCCGGCGGCGTCGGACTTTCGGCCGCGATGCTGGGCCGTGCGCTCGGCGCGCGCGTGGTCGCCGTGGACATACAGGACGACAAGCTGGAGACCGCCCGCCGCTTCGGCGCCGAGGCGGTCGTGAACGCCGTCGATACGGACGCGGCCGAAGCGATCCGCGAGATCACCGGCGGCGGCGCCCATGTCAGCCTTGAGGCGCTCGGCGTCGCAGCGACGACAGAGGCGTCGCTCCGCTGCCTGCGCAAGCTCGGCCGCCATGTGCAGATCGGGATGCCGGCCGGCGCGCACGCCGCGATGACGCTGCCCTGGGACGTGGTCTACGCCGGCCAGCTGGCGCTTTTCGGCACACGCGGGATGCCCGGCTGGCGCTATCCCTCGCTCTTTTCCCTGATCGAGAGCGGCGCGGTCGATCCCGCCCCGCTCGTCACCCGCCGGATCGGCCTGAACCGCGCCGGCGCCGAACTCGCCGCGATGGACGGGCCGACGCCCCCCGGCGTCGCGGTCATCACCGATTTCGCCGCCTGA
- the purC gene encoding phosphoribosylaminoimidazolesuccinocarboxamide synthase — protein sequence MARRRMVYEGKAKILYEGPEPGTFIQYFKDDATAFDATKRDVIEGKGVLNNRISEHIMGALNTIGVPTHFIRRLNMREQLIRQVEIIPLEIVVRNIAAGSLSKRLGIDEGEPLPRPIVEFFYKDDALHDPMVTEEHIIAFNWASHQDIDDILALALRVNDFLTGLFLGVGIKLVDFKIETGRIWEGDFQRIIVADEISPDSCRLWDAETGRKLDKDVFRRDLGNLADAYTEVAKRLGIMPQNGVKPRSGPKLVH from the coding sequence ATGGCCCGCCGCAGAATGGTTTATGAAGGCAAGGCGAAGATCCTTTACGAAGGGCCCGAGCCGGGCACGTTCATCCAGTATTTCAAGGACGACGCCACCGCTTTCGACGCGACGAAACGCGACGTGATCGAAGGCAAGGGCGTGCTCAACAACCGCATCTCCGAGCATATCATGGGCGCGCTCAACACGATCGGCGTGCCGACCCATTTCATCCGCCGGCTCAACATGCGCGAGCAGCTGATCCGGCAGGTGGAGATCATCCCCCTCGAGATCGTCGTCAGGAACATCGCCGCCGGCTCGCTCTCCAAGCGCCTCGGCATCGATGAGGGCGAGCCTCTGCCCCGCCCGATCGTCGAGTTCTTCTACAAGGACGACGCGCTCCACGACCCGATGGTCACCGAGGAGCACATCATCGCCTTCAACTGGGCCAGCCATCAGGATATCGACGACATCCTCGCACTGGCGCTGAGGGTGAACGACTTCCTCACCGGGCTCTTTCTCGGCGTCGGCATCAAGCTGGTGGATTTCAAGATCGAGACCGGCAGAATCTGGGAGGGCGATTTCCAGCGCATCATCGTGGCCGACGAGATCAGCCCCGACAGCTGCCGCCTCTGGGACGCGGAGACCGGCCGGAAGCTCGACAAGGACGTCTTCCGCCGCGATCTCGGCAATCTCGCCGACGCCTATACGGAAGTCGCGAAGCGGCTCGGCATCATGCCCCAGAACGGCGTGAAACCGCGCTCCGGCCCGAAACTGGTTCACTGA